In Dermatophilus congolensis, a genomic segment contains:
- a CDS encoding potassium channel family protein: MRVVIAGAGSVGRSIARELIGNGHEVLLIDKNIDVAETKVVPDASWLLADACELSSLEEAGLESADVIVAATSDDKVNLVTSLLAKTEFAVPRTVARINNPKNEWLFDESWGVDVAVSTPRLITALVEEAVTVGELVRIFEFRQSGASLVEITLTEDSPWATTRVGDVPWPPDTVLTCLVRDARPIGPTADDLLEAGDELIIVTTQAEENEVRQLFSTADNIED; this comes from the coding sequence ATGAGGGTCGTTATTGCTGGGGCAGGCAGCGTAGGGCGCTCTATTGCCCGCGAGCTGATCGGTAACGGTCACGAAGTACTACTCATCGATAAAAATATCGACGTCGCTGAAACCAAAGTAGTCCCCGATGCCTCCTGGCTCCTGGCTGATGCCTGCGAGCTGTCTTCTCTGGAAGAGGCCGGGCTGGAGTCAGCTGATGTGATTGTGGCGGCCACCAGCGACGACAAAGTGAACCTGGTGACTTCACTGCTGGCGAAAACAGAATTCGCGGTGCCGCGCACAGTGGCACGCATCAATAACCCGAAGAACGAGTGGCTCTTTGATGAGAGTTGGGGTGTAGACGTAGCAGTGTCTACACCACGGTTGATCACCGCGCTCGTTGAGGAAGCTGTCACAGTCGGTGAATTGGTGCGAATTTTCGAGTTCCGTCAATCTGGGGCAAGCCTGGTGGAGATCACCCTCACTGAAGACAGTCCCTGGGCCACTACGCGCGTCGGAGATGTGCCCTGGCCGCCAGATACGGTGTTGACCTGCCTGGTGCGCGATGCGCGCCCCATCGGCCCTACTGCGGACGATCTCCTCGAGGCCGGCGACGAACTGATCATCGTGACTACTCAGGCTGAGGAAAACGAAGTACGACAGCTTTTCTCAACCGCCGACAACATCGAGGACTAA
- a CDS encoding ferrochelatase, translated as MSHVNAEMIDGIVLVSFGGPRGEADVVPFLENVTAGRGVPRERLMVVGEHYFARGGVSPINAETQAQAEAMRSALERAGRGDVPVFVGNRNWDPYVHEALLAASQAGVQRAAVVVTSAYSGYSSCRQYREDIAAAVARLEAAGERVPELVYVRPWGLEPVVVAAWQRRAVEFVGRAVQGDVSLDEVRVLFVAHSIPEGAAVHSGPQGNPRTYERELMAVAQSCVQAVEEFLGAQPGWDLVFCSRSGRPEQPWLVPDINDAIAALQGSGVRSVVLVPIGFVADHMEVVQDLDTEAADTAAGIGMEFLRAPTLRDEQAVAQRLVELALNAGQEPGVCQVDCCLAPLRPGTQRPVAAFEG; from the coding sequence GTGAGTCATGTGAATGCAGAAATGATTGATGGAATCGTTTTGGTGTCCTTTGGGGGACCGCGAGGCGAGGCCGATGTGGTGCCTTTTCTGGAGAACGTGACTGCCGGTCGAGGTGTTCCGCGGGAGCGTTTGATGGTGGTGGGGGAGCATTATTTCGCTCGCGGTGGGGTGAGCCCGATTAATGCTGAGACGCAGGCACAAGCTGAAGCGATGCGCTCGGCATTGGAGCGAGCTGGGCGGGGGGATGTTCCTGTTTTTGTGGGAAATCGTAACTGGGATCCGTATGTGCATGAGGCGTTGTTGGCAGCTTCGCAGGCTGGGGTGCAGCGCGCTGCGGTGGTGGTGACGAGTGCGTATTCAGGATATTCCTCGTGTCGGCAGTATCGAGAAGATATTGCCGCTGCGGTGGCTCGATTGGAAGCTGCAGGGGAGCGGGTGCCAGAGCTGGTGTATGTGCGTCCGTGGGGGCTGGAGCCAGTTGTGGTGGCTGCTTGGCAGCGGCGTGCGGTGGAGTTTGTGGGGCGTGCGGTGCAGGGGGATGTGTCGCTGGATGAGGTTCGGGTGTTGTTTGTGGCGCATTCGATTCCAGAAGGAGCAGCTGTGCATTCGGGGCCGCAGGGGAATCCGCGGACGTATGAGCGTGAGTTGATGGCAGTTGCCCAGTCTTGTGTGCAGGCGGTAGAGGAGTTTTTGGGAGCTCAGCCCGGGTGGGATCTGGTGTTTTGTTCCAGGTCAGGGCGTCCGGAGCAGCCGTGGTTGGTGCCAGATATCAATGATGCGATTGCAGCGTTGCAAGGGTCAGGGGTGCGCAGCGTTGTGCTGGTTCCGATCGGGTTTGTGGCTGACCACATGGAGGTGGTGCAGGACTTGGATACCGAGGCTGCGGACACGGCTGCGGGGATTGGGATGGAGTTTTTGCGGGCGCCGACGTTGCGTGATGAGCAAGCGGTGGCGCAACGGTTGGTGGAGTTGGCGTTAAATGCCGGGCAAGAGCCGGGGGTGTGTCAGGTGGATTGTTGTCTTGCGCCGTTGCGTCCGGGGACGCAACGGCCGGTGGCTGCGTTTGAGGGGTGA
- a CDS encoding alkaline phosphatase family protein codes for MTNTGGQHEKPTYDTHGLLGVLPSVAHSLNVPGFSEWDTDLPQARSAVVVLVDGLGDELLRRRSGHAPFLRSLLNNGRRLHAGFPSTTATSLTSLGTGLPPGAHGMIGYEGHNPDNNQRFNALSWENGPDPELWQPFPTVFEKVAPHLEPFSIGPTHFEGSGLTRASLRGPRYNPADDLDDRIDAAVTILRTHPRALIYLYWGEVDKVGHEHGCGSWQWGDELERIDAALRQLARRVPTGTAIHITADHGMIDTNDSTRFDIGLRPAMTTNISHVTGDPRAPHLHLKPGTSADTAATWSAELGHRGTVLTREQAIETGVFGPVRDEVAARIGDLIVIMNDNHVILDSRRDKPGLLRLVGHHGSTTVDELAVPLLSLPPR; via the coding sequence ATGACCAACACCGGGGGACAGCACGAAAAACCCACCTACGACACACACGGACTGCTCGGCGTCTTACCTTCAGTCGCGCACTCCCTAAACGTCCCAGGCTTCAGCGAATGGGACACCGACCTACCCCAAGCACGCAGCGCAGTCGTCGTCCTCGTCGACGGCCTCGGCGATGAACTCCTCCGCCGCCGCAGCGGCCACGCCCCCTTTCTACGCTCCCTGCTCAACAACGGCCGCCGCCTCCACGCCGGATTCCCCTCCACCACCGCAACCAGCCTCACCAGCTTGGGCACCGGACTACCCCCCGGCGCCCACGGCATGATCGGATACGAAGGGCACAACCCCGACAACAACCAACGATTCAATGCCCTCAGCTGGGAAAACGGACCCGACCCCGAACTATGGCAGCCATTCCCCACCGTCTTTGAAAAAGTCGCCCCCCACCTCGAGCCCTTCAGCATCGGCCCCACCCACTTCGAAGGCTCCGGACTAACCCGCGCATCCCTACGCGGACCCCGATACAACCCCGCCGACGACCTCGACGACCGCATCGACGCCGCCGTCACCATTCTGCGCACACACCCACGCGCCCTCATCTACCTCTACTGGGGCGAAGTCGACAAAGTAGGCCACGAACACGGATGCGGCTCGTGGCAATGGGGAGACGAACTCGAACGCATCGACGCCGCACTACGACAACTGGCCCGGCGCGTCCCAACAGGAACCGCCATCCACATCACCGCCGACCACGGCATGATCGACACCAACGACAGCACCCGCTTCGACATCGGCCTGCGCCCAGCCATGACCACCAACATCAGCCATGTCACCGGCGACCCCCGGGCACCCCACCTACACCTCAAACCCGGAACCAGCGCCGACACTGCCGCCACCTGGAGCGCTGAACTCGGCCACCGCGGCACTGTCCTCACCCGCGAACAAGCAATCGAAACAGGTGTTTTCGGCCCCGTCCGTGATGAAGTCGCTGCCAGAATCGGTGACCTCATCGTCATCATGAACGACAACCACGTCATCCTGGACTCCCGCCGCGACAAACCCGGCCTGCTGCGCCTGGTCGGCCACCACGGGTCAACCACCGTCGATGAACTCGCAGTACCACTGCTGAGCCTGCCGCCCCGCTAA
- the sepH gene encoding septation protein SepH gives MRDLYLIGVHESGEYVLLGSHDSDIRYRLTLDDAFREAARWERRHVAHEEPKQIMRPAEVQALIRAGYTTAETAERAGWTEEKVRRFEGPILAERDHVAGLARRAHIRGHSFGQAVELRELVDTYLRERHIDTSATHWDSYRTDDGQWVVEITFVADTQAHLARWRFSRGTMTVSALNAQAAAITNEESPGADHFARSAPLIPRSEEDAGAEHGDCELVADLRERIYARNRRRLKGAEELPAPTPVAAIAPPEEPAEETAGTTSPAEEVLEAVVVESNVSVEQDAQPQELTEVAEEAAPHAAEEPPAAPEPVAEEQEADSAADAQAVTEPSAEEATASEEESAAEPVAEGNSEEPPAEVSDATPEEDTAAQAPEPVSDEADSEPADVPEAPVAEAEQETPVVEEPAEASVAEVEDSQAQAAQEPAPETEPDPEPTSEAEAVSEPESAEDPAVQADLAPESDDAPQPEGEVTPEPEPAPAPKDAAESEAESDSDKATQEPDSAESAVGEAASEPAPTTRRKRTAPRKTTSPRKTTTRKTSGTRKTSSTKTAGAKTSKPKASAAKSTAKEPADSAVEQAAEASTPSRTKSKSSRGRASVPSWDDIMFGARPGGN, from the coding sequence ATGCGTGACCTCTACCTCATCGGCGTTCACGAGAGCGGTGAATACGTACTACTGGGCTCGCACGACAGCGATATCCGGTACCGCCTCACCCTCGACGACGCCTTCCGTGAGGCCGCGAGGTGGGAACGCAGACACGTCGCCCACGAAGAACCCAAGCAGATCATGCGTCCCGCCGAGGTCCAAGCACTCATCCGCGCCGGCTACACCACCGCGGAAACCGCTGAGCGCGCGGGATGGACGGAAGAGAAGGTCAGACGCTTCGAAGGACCAATCCTGGCCGAACGTGATCACGTTGCCGGCCTGGCGCGTCGCGCTCACATTCGGGGGCACTCTTTCGGTCAAGCTGTCGAACTTCGTGAATTGGTGGACACGTATCTACGCGAGCGTCATATCGACACCTCCGCTACACATTGGGACTCCTACCGCACCGATGACGGCCAATGGGTCGTGGAAATTACCTTCGTGGCCGATACACAGGCACACCTGGCTCGGTGGCGTTTCTCCCGAGGAACTATGACCGTTTCGGCCTTGAACGCTCAGGCCGCGGCAATCACGAACGAGGAATCCCCTGGCGCGGATCATTTCGCGCGTTCTGCCCCTCTGATTCCCCGTTCGGAAGAAGATGCTGGGGCTGAACACGGAGACTGCGAATTGGTCGCTGACCTACGCGAACGTATCTACGCACGTAATCGGCGACGCCTCAAAGGCGCAGAAGAGCTACCTGCACCAACGCCCGTTGCAGCTATAGCGCCACCGGAAGAACCAGCGGAAGAAACCGCTGGAACGACATCGCCTGCCGAAGAAGTACTCGAGGCCGTTGTCGTGGAAAGCAATGTTTCTGTCGAGCAGGATGCCCAGCCCCAGGAGCTTACTGAAGTAGCCGAGGAAGCTGCCCCGCACGCAGCAGAGGAGCCCCCTGCCGCCCCGGAGCCGGTGGCTGAGGAGCAGGAGGCGGATTCTGCTGCGGATGCGCAAGCGGTTACTGAGCCCTCAGCTGAGGAAGCCACTGCCAGTGAGGAAGAGTCTGCAGCAGAGCCAGTCGCCGAGGGGAATTCAGAAGAACCACCTGCTGAGGTCTCTGATGCCACACCCGAGGAAGACACTGCCGCGCAAGCCCCGGAGCCAGTGTCTGATGAAGCAGATAGCGAGCCAGCAGATGTCCCTGAAGCGCCGGTAGCAGAGGCTGAGCAAGAAACACCAGTGGTAGAAGAACCGGCCGAAGCATCCGTTGCTGAGGTGGAAGATTCTCAGGCGCAAGCTGCGCAAGAGCCCGCACCAGAAACGGAACCAGACCCAGAGCCCACATCAGAGGCAGAAGCTGTCTCGGAGCCAGAGTCAGCGGAAGATCCTGCTGTGCAAGCCGATCTAGCACCTGAATCTGATGATGCGCCTCAACCTGAGGGTGAGGTTACTCCCGAACCAGAACCGGCTCCCGCACCCAAGGATGCAGCCGAATCGGAAGCTGAATCTGATTCGGACAAAGCCACGCAAGAACCTGACTCAGCCGAATCCGCTGTTGGGGAAGCAGCTAGCGAACCTGCTCCCACGACGCGACGCAAACGCACTGCACCGCGCAAAACAACATCGCCACGGAAAACAACCACTCGCAAAACGTCAGGAACGCGCAAGACAAGCTCGACGAAGACCGCTGGCGCCAAGACTTCAAAACCCAAGGCCTCTGCAGCGAAATCCACGGCGAAGGAACCGGCTGATTCTGCTGTTGAGCAAGCAGCTGAGGCCTCAACGCCTTCTCGCACTAAGAGCAAGTCTTCGCGTGGTCGGGCGAGCGTGCCTTCGTGGGACGACATCATGTTTGGGGCCAGGCCAGGAGGTAACTAA
- a CDS encoding potassium channel family protein codes for MHFVIMGCGRVGASLSRNLAERGHDVAVIDQDRRAFRRLGPDFEGRRVVGQGFDREVLIKAGIENAYACAAVSSGDNSNILTARLARETFGVQNVVARIYDPGRAAVYQRLGIPTVGTVRWTSDRIMRRLLPHGATPQHADPSGRVVVAEVALHHAWIGLTYSTMEQLSGARVAYVMRFGEGMIPTAEHVYQAGDIVSVITTAEALGQTERILESAPEFE; via the coding sequence GTGCACTTCGTCATCATGGGCTGTGGCCGGGTGGGAGCATCTCTCTCCCGCAATCTTGCCGAGCGTGGCCACGATGTGGCCGTCATAGATCAGGATCGGCGTGCTTTTCGCCGTTTAGGACCAGATTTTGAGGGCCGCCGCGTGGTCGGGCAGGGCTTCGATCGTGAGGTGTTGATTAAGGCGGGCATCGAGAATGCGTACGCCTGCGCAGCAGTGAGCAGCGGCGATAACTCCAATATCCTCACGGCGCGGTTAGCTCGGGAAACATTTGGGGTACAGAACGTCGTAGCGCGTATCTACGATCCCGGCAGAGCGGCCGTATATCAGCGGCTCGGGATCCCTACGGTAGGAACCGTGCGCTGGACCAGCGACCGGATCATGCGGCGTCTGCTACCCCATGGAGCAACGCCCCAGCACGCTGACCCAAGCGGCCGCGTAGTAGTAGCGGAAGTGGCGCTGCATCACGCCTGGATCGGGTTGACGTACTCAACGATGGAACAGCTCAGCGGCGCCCGTGTCGCGTACGTGATGCGGTTTGGTGAAGGGATGATCCCAACAGCAGAACACGTCTACCAGGCCGGTGACATCGTAAGCGTGATCACCACGGCCGAAGCGTTGGGCCAGACCGAACGGATCCTCGAGTCCGCACCGGAGTTCGAATGA
- a CDS encoding DUF3710 domain-containing protein: MGLFGRKRSKVKSVPQHDAAVDEGAHWQEEPVAGVPVLGQHTAEQLGPFDSGDVVRPEGFLDFGSVWLPNIPGVTYMVETDQQSNEVTGMRLQIEESVLQLQVFAAPKSKFLWGDIREEIATSLRNGGGEADITEGPYGAELMAAVPTPSGLMPMRFIGVDGPRWFLRGVISGPAASDPDVGQAFIDLLRVVVVHRGRQPMAPRELLPMHMPRDIGEHDNGEQAPTLDPFERGPEITEIR, from the coding sequence ATGGGGCTGTTCGGTCGTAAACGATCCAAAGTTAAGTCTGTGCCGCAGCATGACGCGGCTGTTGACGAAGGTGCCCACTGGCAGGAAGAACCCGTCGCGGGTGTGCCTGTGCTTGGTCAGCACACGGCTGAGCAGTTGGGTCCTTTCGACTCTGGTGATGTTGTTCGTCCAGAGGGGTTCCTCGATTTTGGTTCGGTGTGGCTGCCGAACATCCCTGGTGTGACGTACATGGTGGAGACCGATCAGCAGAGCAACGAAGTTACGGGGATGCGTCTGCAGATCGAGGAGTCGGTGTTGCAGCTGCAGGTGTTCGCGGCACCGAAATCGAAGTTCTTGTGGGGCGATATCCGTGAGGAAATCGCAACCAGCTTGCGTAACGGTGGTGGCGAGGCAGACATCACTGAAGGCCCTTATGGGGCAGAACTGATGGCTGCTGTGCCCACACCGTCGGGGTTGATGCCGATGCGGTTTATCGGTGTGGATGGCCCTCGCTGGTTCTTGCGTGGTGTGATTAGCGGACCGGCTGCATCTGACCCGGATGTGGGGCAGGCATTCATCGATTTGCTGCGGGTGGTTGTTGTGCACCGTGGGCGTCAGCCGATGGCGCCGCGTGAGTTGCTGCCTATGCACATGCCGCGTGACATCGGTGAACACGACAATGGAGAGCAAGCTCCCACACTGGACCCGTTCGAGCGTGGACCGGAGATCACTGAGATCCGCTGA
- a CDS encoding inositol monophosphatase family protein — MGLSLGRSGVAGASLGSVIPAELVPDADVLAQLESFAVDLASGAGRLVVTERPEGMEVDTKTTETDVVTEMDRRAQEYLVGRIRRIREGDGVLGEEEGGALEVGESGLTWVLDPIDGTVNYLYDRMDFAVSVSVVVGDVSAPGLWWPVAGAVSAPGRGLTYHARLGAGAFAVDLLGRRRRLRVSGTTDLGQSLVATGFAYASERRAEQGVVLAALLPRIRDVRRCGSAALDMCDVAAGTLDAYYERGVHVWDVAAARLIAQEAGAVVSGIGAEAPLADGVIAAAPGVHGALREALSVITTPVR; from the coding sequence ATGGGTCTTTCTTTGGGTAGGTCTGGTGTTGCGGGGGCGTCATTGGGGTCAGTGATTCCGGCTGAGTTGGTTCCGGATGCTGATGTGTTGGCGCAGTTGGAGTCTTTTGCGGTTGATTTGGCGTCGGGGGCTGGTCGTTTGGTGGTGACGGAGCGGCCGGAGGGGATGGAGGTGGATACGAAGACAACCGAGACTGATGTGGTGACGGAGATGGATCGTCGTGCCCAGGAGTATTTGGTGGGGCGCATTCGCCGGATTCGTGAGGGTGATGGGGTTTTGGGGGAGGAGGAGGGTGGGGCTTTAGAGGTGGGGGAGTCGGGTTTGACGTGGGTGTTGGATCCGATTGATGGCACGGTCAATTACTTGTATGACCGGATGGATTTTGCGGTGTCGGTGTCGGTGGTGGTGGGGGATGTTTCGGCGCCTGGGTTGTGGTGGCCGGTGGCGGGTGCGGTTTCGGCGCCGGGGCGGGGGTTGACGTATCACGCGAGGTTGGGGGCGGGGGCGTTTGCGGTGGATTTGTTGGGGCGTCGGCGGCGGTTGCGTGTGTCGGGGACGACGGATTTGGGGCAGTCGTTGGTGGCGACGGGGTTTGCGTATGCCAGTGAGCGGCGTGCTGAGCAGGGGGTTGTGTTGGCTGCGTTGTTGCCGCGGATTCGGGATGTGCGCCGTTGTGGGAGTGCAGCGTTGGATATGTGTGATGTGGCTGCGGGGACATTGGATGCGTATTACGAGCGGGGGGTGCATGTGTGGGATGTGGCTGCGGCGCGGTTGATTGCTCAGGAGGCTGGCGCGGTGGTTAGTGGTATTGGTGCTGAGGCGCCGTTGGCTGATGGGGTGATTGCTGCGGCGCCGGGGGTTCATGGTGCGTTGCGGGAGGCGTTGTCGGTGATTACTACGCCAGTCCGGTAG
- a CDS encoding PTS sugar transporter subunit IIA: protein MRLITTEHVALDLVSQERRSAIASLTDLLASAGRVTDSAAFIADVEYRESQLATGLPGGVAIPHARSVAVTEPSVAFGRCVGGVDWGSVDGPADLIFLIAVPFGAPTDHLAILAKLARRLTHTDFRGQLRTFTDAAAVADLIQEALERS from the coding sequence GTGAGACTGATCACCACCGAGCATGTGGCATTGGATTTAGTTAGTCAGGAGCGCAGGTCAGCTATTGCGTCTTTGACTGATTTGCTCGCTTCGGCGGGGCGTGTCACCGATAGTGCGGCGTTTATCGCTGATGTTGAGTATCGCGAGTCGCAGTTGGCGACGGGCCTTCCTGGTGGGGTGGCTATTCCGCATGCGCGTAGCGTTGCGGTGACTGAGCCGAGTGTGGCGTTTGGTCGGTGTGTGGGGGGTGTCGATTGGGGGTCGGTTGATGGTCCTGCTGATTTGATTTTCCTTATTGCTGTTCCGTTTGGAGCGCCGACGGATCATTTGGCTATTTTGGCGAAGTTGGCGCGGCGTCTTACGCATACGGATTTTCGTGGGCAGCTTCGCACGTTTACTGATGCCGCGGCTGTTGCGGATTTAATCCAGGAGGCTCTTGAGCGGTCCTGA
- a CDS encoding OB-fold nucleic acid binding domain-containing protein has protein sequence MAAISSLLERLAGAQAKADNAALRKECNGCGATEIGDCADRGFYTMRGMVKSVTRPAAGSTPSISAEIFDGSGYLTLVWMGRREIPGIVPGVRMRVEGRVMRNGNKVVMHNPSFDVLAPASATK, from the coding sequence ATGGCGGCAATCTCATCGCTGCTTGAGCGGTTGGCGGGCGCCCAGGCGAAAGCTGACAACGCTGCCCTGCGCAAAGAGTGCAACGGGTGCGGCGCTACCGAGATTGGTGACTGTGCTGATCGTGGCTTTTACACGATGCGGGGAATGGTCAAGTCGGTGACGCGCCCGGCTGCTGGGTCCACGCCTTCCATCTCCGCGGAGATTTTTGACGGCTCTGGCTATCTGACGTTGGTGTGGATGGGGCGCCGCGAGATTCCCGGAATTGTTCCGGGAGTGCGGATGCGCGTGGAGGGCCGTGTGATGCGTAACGGCAACAAGGTTGTTATGCATAACCCGAGCTTTGATGTGCTTGCCCCGGCCTCGGCAACAAAATAG
- the dut gene encoding dUTP diphosphatase, whose protein sequence is MPEVRVNVRRLDPELPLPRYARDGDAGVDLCARVDTVLEPGARFLMPTGLAIAVPRGFVGLVHPRSGLAIRHGVTVVNAPGTIDAGYTGQVCVPLINVDRSEAFTITRGDRIAQLVLQEVASIVWNEVDELDSTERGESGFGASGGFGERRD, encoded by the coding sequence TTGCCTGAGGTTCGTGTAAATGTACGTCGGCTTGACCCCGAACTCCCACTTCCGCGCTATGCGCGAGATGGGGATGCCGGGGTCGACCTATGCGCGCGTGTCGATACGGTCCTTGAACCGGGGGCACGTTTTCTTATGCCGACCGGTTTAGCTATCGCGGTGCCGCGTGGCTTTGTCGGTTTGGTTCATCCGCGTTCTGGATTGGCTATCCGTCATGGTGTGACGGTGGTGAATGCTCCGGGAACGATTGATGCTGGTTACACCGGCCAGGTGTGTGTTCCGCTCATCAATGTAGACAGGTCTGAAGCGTTCACGATTACGCGCGGAGACCGCATTGCCCAGCTGGTGCTGCAAGAGGTTGCCTCAATCGTGTGGAACGAGGTTGACGAACTAGACAGCACTGAACGTGGTGAAAGTGGTTTCGGTGCTTCCGGTGGATTCGGTGAGCGCCGCGACTGA
- a CDS encoding DUF4193 domain-containing protein, with amino-acid sequence MATDYDAPRKSDEDAEDSIEELKSRRVEKSSSANVDNDDARDSGEGFELPGADLSNEELTVRVVPKQADEFTCGSCFLVRHRSQYAGENNGLAVCKECIA; translated from the coding sequence ATGGCCACTGACTACGATGCCCCGCGTAAATCCGACGAGGACGCAGAGGACTCGATCGAAGAGCTGAAGTCGCGGCGCGTCGAGAAGTCGTCCTCGGCGAACGTCGACAACGACGACGCTCGTGACTCTGGAGAGGGGTTTGAGCTTCCGGGCGCAGACCTGTCGAATGAAGAGTTAACGGTGCGCGTCGTACCTAAGCAGGCTGATGAATTTACTTGCGGTAGCTGCTTCCTGGTGCGTCACCGGAGTCAGTACGCGGGTGAGAACAACGGTTTGGCTGTCTGTAAGGAATGCATTGCCTGA
- a CDS encoding DUF5998 family protein has translation MSFPRRSAHGSSLPADLVRDVERAGYYPALVHEVVQTALAGESVVSHLVHQETTFDHDSIRRHITVLVITPTRLVVMHADDDSQAGTAHATATATSESVPLSRIRAVMLTHVVSDPASYTPESHGQELTVTIGWGSVSRIDLIPASCGEPNCEADHGYEGTITADDISVRVSAMADGENAVTQAIAFAHALQSATAGAGE, from the coding sequence ATGAGTTTTCCTCGCCGTAGTGCCCACGGCTCATCACTACCTGCCGACCTGGTTCGTGACGTCGAACGAGCAGGCTACTACCCAGCCCTCGTCCACGAGGTAGTGCAAACAGCCCTCGCCGGCGAAAGCGTCGTCTCACACCTGGTCCACCAAGAAACCACCTTCGACCACGACTCCATCCGCCGACACATCACAGTCCTGGTCATCACCCCCACCCGCCTGGTCGTCATGCACGCAGACGACGACTCCCAAGCCGGCACCGCCCACGCCACCGCCACCGCCACCAGCGAATCTGTGCCATTAAGCCGTATCCGGGCAGTCATGCTCACCCACGTCGTCAGCGACCCCGCCTCCTACACCCCCGAAAGCCACGGCCAAGAACTCACCGTCACCATCGGCTGGGGATCAGTCTCCCGAATCGACCTCATCCCCGCCTCCTGCGGCGAACCCAACTGCGAAGCCGACCACGGCTACGAAGGCACCATCACCGCCGACGACATCAGCGTCCGCGTCAGCGCCATGGCCGATGGAGAAAACGCAGTTACCCAAGCAATCGCATTCGCCCACGCACTCCAAAGCGCTACCGCTGGAGCAGGAGAATAA